One Triticum dicoccoides isolate Atlit2015 ecotype Zavitan chromosome 5B, WEW_v2.0, whole genome shotgun sequence genomic window carries:
- the LOC119305095 gene encoding glutamic acid-rich protein-like, translating into MDSGGSSGGNNQGKKKSKKRVLTAEELENQRLENVQPTSWDDEWIVTLNITDNVVEDEDTSSMVSTFSTDNPFSIDPEEETDKEEADNEEEEEEEDEEEADNEDEEEEDEEEADIEDEEQEEEADGNGDGDKKKEDQTDDDDGDQTDDGNGEDLS; encoded by the exons ATGGACAGTGGCGGTTCATCCGGTGGAAACAATCAAGGCAAGAAAAAGAGCAAGAAACGTGTGCTGACCGCTG AAGAGCTGGAAAACCAGCGGCTTGAGAACGTGCAACCTACCTCTTGGGACGATGAGT GGATTGTAACACTGAACATCACAGATAACGTGGTGGAGGATGAAGACACTAGTAGCATGGTGAGCACTTTCTCGACAGACAACCCCTTCTCGATAGACCCCGAGGAGGAGACTGACAAGGAGGAGGCTgacaatgaagaggaggaggaggaggaggatgaagaggaggctgacaatgaggatgaggaggaggaggatgaagaggaggctgacattgaggatgaggagcaggaggaggaggctgacGGAAACGGTGACGGTGACAAGAAAAAGGAGGATCAGACTGACGACGATGATGGCGATCAGACTGACGATGGCAATGGCGAGGACCTCAGCTAA
- the LOC119305096 gene encoding glutamic acid-rich protein-like, producing MGTPHCTYITTLKLKREKSQEKKNKMDSGGSSGGNNQGKKKSKKRVLTAEELENRRLENVQPTSWDDEWIVRLNITDNVVEDEDTSSMVTTFSTDSPFSIDPEEETDKEEADKEEEEEEEDEEEADNEDEEEEDEEEADNEDEEQEEEADGNGDGDKKKEDQTDDDDGDQTDDGNGEDLS from the exons ATGGGGACTCCGCACTGCACATACATTACAACACTAAAGTTGAAGAGGGAAAAAAGCCAAGAGAAGAAGAACAAAATGGACAGTGGCGGTTCATCCGGTGGAAACAATCAAGGCAAGAAAAAGAGCAAGAAACGTGTGCTGACCGCTG AAGAGCTGGAAAACCGGCGGCTTGAGAACGTGCAACCTACCTCTTGGGACGATGAGT GGATTGTAAGACTGAACATCACAGATAACGTGGTGGAGGATGAAGACACTAGTAGCATGGTGACCACTTTCTCGACAGACAGCCCCTTCTCGATAGACCCCGAGGAGGAGACTGACAAGGAGGAGGCtgacaaggaagaggaggaggaggaggaggatgaagaggaggctgacaatgaggatgaggaggaggaggatgaagaggaggctgacaatgaggatgaggagcaggaggaggaggctgacGGAAACGGTGACGGTGACAAGAAAAAGGAGGATCAGACTGACGACGATGATGGCGATCAGACTGACGATGGCAATGGCGAGGACCTCAGCTAA